A genomic segment from Glycine soja cultivar W05 chromosome 20, ASM419377v2, whole genome shotgun sequence encodes:
- the LOC114403117 gene encoding serine/arginine-rich splicing factor RS40-like isoform X2: MEDERDAEAAIRALDRVEFGRKGRRLRVEWTKHERGVRKPASSRRSSANGRPSKTLFVINFDTYHTRTRDLERHFEPYGKIVSVRIRRNFAFVQYESEDDASRALEATNMSKLLDRVISVEFAVKDDDDRRNGYSPERGRDRHRDRSRDGRRSPSPYRRERGSPDYGRGPSPYQRERGSPDYGRDRDRSRSRSPPRRERASPAYGRRSLSPHRREREGSEPVRDSSRSPYHKERGRTDHGISPSQSPEGRGKKSPQNGHGSSRSPHDTGKTSPENGLGSGSPDEKGNPSPYNGYGGSPNNMPDPRDSPNYGGPESPMHERYRSQSPPAEE; this comes from the exons ATGGAAGACGAGAGAGATGCTGAGGCTGCTATTCGTGCTCTTGATCGAGTAGAATTTGGTCGGAAGGGACGCAGACTCCGTGTGGAATGGACAAAG CATGAACGTGGTGTTAGAAAGCCTGCTAGTTCAAGAAGATCTTCAGCTAATGGGAGGCCATCAAAGACCttgtttgtaattaattttgatacataCCATACCAGAACAAGGGACTTGGAGAGGCACTTTGAACCATATGGAAAGATAGTTAGTGTGAGGATCAGAAGGAATTTTGCTTTTGTTCAATATGAATCAGAGGATGATGCTAGCAGAGCACTGGAAGCTACAAATATGAG CAAGTTACTGGATCGAGTTATTTCTGTTGAATTTGCTGTTAAAGATGATGATGATAGGAGAAATGGATATAGCCCTGAGAGAGGCCGTGATCGTCACCGTGATAGAAGCCGTGATGGAAGGCGATCTCCTAGTCCTTATCGTAGAGAAAGGGGTAGTCCTGATTATGGCCGTGGGCCCAGTCCATATCAGAGAGAGAGGGGCAGCCCTGACTATGGCCGTGACCGTGACCGTAGCCGTAGCAGAAGCCCCCCTAGGAGGGAGAGAGCTAGCCCTGCTTATGGGCGTAGAAGCCTTAGTCCACATAGAAGAGAAAGGGAGGGTTCTGAACCTGTTCGTGACTCCAGCCGCAGTCCTTATCACAAAGAGCGAGGGAGAACTGACCATGGTATTTCTCCTTCTCAGAGTCCAGAAGGAAGAGGGAAGAAAAGCCCCCAAAATGGTCATGGTTCTAGCCGTAGTCCTCATGATACTGGGAAGACTAGCCCTGAAAATGGACTTGGCTCCGGAAGTCCTGATGAAAAAGGGAATCCCAGCCCTTACAATGGTTATGGAGGGAGCCCAAATAATATGCCTGATCCCAGGGACAGTCCCAATTATGGCGGTCCTGAAAGTCCCATGCATGAAAGATACCGCAG CCAGTCACCCCCTGCAGAAGAATGA
- the LOC114403806 gene encoding dihydrodipicolinate reductase-like protein CRR1, chloroplastic isoform X1, with protein MASLSCQFHSTSLLNSKNVNRRRKRFIFCSAQPTQNNIKVVINGATKEIGRAAVVAVTKARGMEVAGAVDTCHVGEDIGKICGMEEPLEIPIINDLTMILGSISQSKAAGVVVDFTDPSSVYDNVKQATAFGMKSVVYVPQIKLDTVAALSAFCDKASMGVLVAPTLSIGSILLQQAAISASFHYSNVEIVESRANANDLPSADANQIANNLSNLGQIYNREDPSTDVLARGQVLGDGIRVHSMVLPGIPSSTTVHFSGPGEVYSIKHDITDVKCLMPGLLLAIRKVVRLKNLVYGLEKFI; from the exons ATGGCCTCCTTAAGCTGCCAGTTTCATTCCACCAGCTTGTTGAATTCTAAGAATGTCAACAGAAGGAGGAAACGTTTCATTTTTTGCTCAGCACAGCCTACACAAAACAATATTAAG GTTGTGATTAATGGAGCAACCAAGGAAATAGGAAGGGCAGCAGTAGTGGCAGTGACTAAGGCCAGAGGAATGGAGGTTGCAGGAGCGGTGGATACTTGTCATGTTGGGGAAGATATtggaaag ATATGTGGCATGGAAGAGCCCCTTGAAATACCCATAATAAATGACCTTACTATGATTTTGGGCTCTATATCTCAG TCCAAGGCAGCAGGAGTTGTAGTTGATTTCACTGACCCTTCCTCTGTATATGACAACGTAAAACAG GCAACAGCATTTGGCATGAAAAGCGTAGTTTACGTGCCTCAAATCAAATTAGACACGGTAGCTGCATTATCTGCATTCTGCGACAAGGCCAGCATG GGCGTCTTGGTTGCACCAACCCTTTCCATAGGATCAATATTGTTGCAACAAGCTGCGATTTCAGCTTCTTTTCATTACAGCAACGTCGAAATCGTGGAATCTAgggctaatgcaaat GATCTTCCATCAGCAGATGCAAACCAAATTGCCAACAATCTCTCCAACCTGGGCCAAATCTATAACAGAGAAGACCCTTCAACAGATGTCTTG GCAAGGGGTCAAGTCCTAGGAGATGGAATTCGTGTACACAGCATGGTCCTTCCAGGCATTCCTTCTAGTACAACAGTTCACTTCTCTGGTCCAGGAGAG GTATACTCTATCAAGCATGATATCACAGATGTGAAGTGTCTCATGCCTGGCTTGCTATTAGCCATTAGAAAAGTAGTGCGCCTCAAG AATTTGGTATATGGCTTGGAGAAGTTTATATGA
- the LOC114403806 gene encoding dihydrodipicolinate reductase-like protein CRR1, chloroplastic isoform X2: MASLSCQFHSTSLLNSKNVNRRRKRFIFCSAQPTQNNIKVVINGATKEIGRAAVVAVTKARGMEVAGAVDTCHVGEDIGKICGMEEPLEIPIINDLTMILGSISQATAFGMKSVVYVPQIKLDTVAALSAFCDKASMGVLVAPTLSIGSILLQQAAISASFHYSNVEIVESRANANDLPSADANQIANNLSNLGQIYNREDPSTDVLARGQVLGDGIRVHSMVLPGIPSSTTVHFSGPGEVYSIKHDITDVKCLMPGLLLAIRKVVRLKNLVYGLEKFI, translated from the exons ATGGCCTCCTTAAGCTGCCAGTTTCATTCCACCAGCTTGTTGAATTCTAAGAATGTCAACAGAAGGAGGAAACGTTTCATTTTTTGCTCAGCACAGCCTACACAAAACAATATTAAG GTTGTGATTAATGGAGCAACCAAGGAAATAGGAAGGGCAGCAGTAGTGGCAGTGACTAAGGCCAGAGGAATGGAGGTTGCAGGAGCGGTGGATACTTGTCATGTTGGGGAAGATATtggaaag ATATGTGGCATGGAAGAGCCCCTTGAAATACCCATAATAAATGACCTTACTATGATTTTGGGCTCTATATCTCAG GCAACAGCATTTGGCATGAAAAGCGTAGTTTACGTGCCTCAAATCAAATTAGACACGGTAGCTGCATTATCTGCATTCTGCGACAAGGCCAGCATG GGCGTCTTGGTTGCACCAACCCTTTCCATAGGATCAATATTGTTGCAACAAGCTGCGATTTCAGCTTCTTTTCATTACAGCAACGTCGAAATCGTGGAATCTAgggctaatgcaaat GATCTTCCATCAGCAGATGCAAACCAAATTGCCAACAATCTCTCCAACCTGGGCCAAATCTATAACAGAGAAGACCCTTCAACAGATGTCTTG GCAAGGGGTCAAGTCCTAGGAGATGGAATTCGTGTACACAGCATGGTCCTTCCAGGCATTCCTTCTAGTACAACAGTTCACTTCTCTGGTCCAGGAGAG GTATACTCTATCAAGCATGATATCACAGATGTGAAGTGTCTCATGCCTGGCTTGCTATTAGCCATTAGAAAAGTAGTGCGCCTCAAG AATTTGGTATATGGCTTGGAGAAGTTTATATGA
- the LOC114402699 gene encoding protein DETOXIFICATION 49-like, which produces MCHITSHLPCKCNSNPEYVVSMKPPEADMMITNPLIQKDITVTLTTLHEEKNDPRTMQTHHHVLKELISICKIAFPMILTGLLLYCRSMISMLFLGRLGELALAGGSLAVGFANISGYSILSGLAVGMESICGQAYGAKKFSLLGLCLQRTILLLLFTCIPISLLWLYMKHILLLCGQDEAIATQAQSYLLYSIPDLLAQSFLHPLRIYLRSQSITLPLTLCATFSILLHIPINYLLVSHLNWGIKGVALSGVWTNLNLVASLILYIVFSGTHKKTWGGFSFECFTQWKSLLNLAIPSCISVCLEWWWYEIMILLCGLLVNPRATVASMGILIQTTSLLYIFPSSISFSVSTRVGNKLGAQKPSKAKFSSIVGLSCSFMLGVFALVFTILVRNIWANMFTQDKEIITLTSFVLPVIGLCELGNCPQTTGCGVLRGTARPKVGANINLGCFYLVGMPVAVWLGFFAGFDFQGLWLGLLAAQGSCAVTMLVVLSRTDWDAEALRAKKLTSVVVDDSKEVGAEKPPKAEIKEDSLLSLADSDEDKQSWVSTFW; this is translated from the coding sequence ATGTGTCATATAACTTCCCACCTCCCCTGCAAATGCAACTCAAACCCGGAGTATGTAGTTTCAATGAAACCCCCAGAGGCAGACATGATGATCACCAACCCCTTGATCCAAAAGGACATAACAGTAACACTAACAACACTCCATGAAGAAAAAAACGACCCAAGAACAATGCAAACCCATCATCATGTCTTGAAAGAACTCATTTCAATATGCAAGATAGCCTTCCCCATGATCCTCACCGGTCTCTTGCTCTACTGCCGTTCCATGATCTCCATGCTCTTCCTGGGCCGCCTCGGCGAGCTGGCCTTAGCCGGCGGCTCACTCGCCGTGGGCTTCGCCAACATCAGCGGCTACTCTATCCTCTCCGGCCTCGCCGTCGGAATGGAATCCATTTGCGGACAAGCCTACGGTGCCAAAAAGTTCTCCCTCCTCGGCCTCTGCTTACAAAGAACCATTCTCTTGCTCCTCTTCACTTGTATCCCAATCTCTCTCCTTTGGCTCTACATGAAGCATATCCTTCTATTATGTGGCCAAGACGAGGCTATCGCCACACAAGCCCAATCATATCTTCTTTATTCCATCCCTGACCTCTTAGCACAATCTTTTTTACACCCTTTAAGAATTTACCTTCGAAGCCAATCCATTACTCTGCCTCTCACTCTTTGTGCCACTTTCTCAATTCTCCTCCATATTCCTATCAACTACCTTCTCGTTTCCCACCTCAATTGGGGAATCAAAGGCGTGGCTCTCAGCGGGGTTTGGACTAACCTCAACCTCGTAGCTTCTTTGATTCTCTACATAGTCTTCTCTGGCACCCATAAGAAAACATGGGGAGGCTTTTCTTTCGAGTGTTTTACACAATGGAAATCGCTCCTCAATTTGGCTATCCCAAGCTGCATTTCCGTGTGCCTAGAATGGTGGTGGTATGAGATCATGATTTTGTTATGCGGGTTGTTGGTGAATCCTAGAGCAACCGTGGCCTCCATGGGGATTTTGATTCAAACAACTTCCTTGCTCTACATTTTCCCATCGTCAATAAGCTTCAGCGTGTCCACAAGAGTTGGCAACAAATTAGGCGCGCAAAAGCCCTCGAAGGCAAAATTTTCTTCCATAGTTGGCCTCTCTTGCAGCTTCATGTTAGGTGTTTTCGCTTTGGTTTTCACCATTCTGGTTAGGAACATTTGGGCCAACATGTTCACACAAGACAAGGAGATAATAACTTTGACCTCATTTGTGCTACCGGTTATAGGACTCTGCGAACTCGGAAACTGTCCTCAAACAACGGGGTGTGGAGTGCTGAGAGGCACAGCAAGGCCTAAAGTTGGTGCCAACATTAACTTAGGTTGTTTCTATCTTGTGGGAATGCCTGTGGCGGTTTGGCTTGGTTTTTTCGCAGGGTTTGATTTTCAAGGGTTGTGGCTTGGGTTACTTGCGGCTCAGGGGTCTTGTGCAGTGACCATGTTGGTGGTTCTGAGTCGAACGGATTGGGATGCTGAGGCTCTAAGGGCAAAGAAACTAACcagtgttgttgttgatgaCAGCAAGGAGGTTGGTGCAGAGAAGCCACCGAAAGCTGAAATCAAGGAAGATTCTTTATTATCATTAGCTGATTCAGATGAAGATAAACAATCGTGGGTTTCAACTTTTTGGTAA
- the LOC114403117 gene encoding serine/arginine-rich splicing factor RS40-like isoform X1: MQQGKMRPIFCGNFEYDARQSELERLFRRYGKVDRVDMKSGFAFIYMEDERDAEAAIRALDRVEFGRKGRRLRVEWTKHERGVRKPASSRRSSANGRPSKTLFVINFDTYHTRTRDLERHFEPYGKIVSVRIRRNFAFVQYESEDDASRALEATNMSKLLDRVISVEFAVKDDDDRRNGYSPERGRDRHRDRSRDGRRSPSPYRRERGSPDYGRGPSPYQRERGSPDYGRDRDRSRSRSPPRRERASPAYGRRSLSPHRREREGSEPVRDSSRSPYHKERGRTDHGISPSQSPEGRGKKSPQNGHGSSRSPHDTGKTSPENGLGSGSPDEKGNPSPYNGYGGSPNNMPDPRDSPNYGGPESPMHERYRSQSPPAEE; encoded by the exons ATGCAACAAG GGAAAATGAGGCCTATTTTCTGTGGAAATTTTGAATATGATGCCCGGCAGTCAGAGCTGGAGCGGCTTTTTAGACGATATGGGAAGGTTGATAGGGTGGATATGAAGTCTG GTTTTGCTTTTATCTATATGGAAGACGAGAGAGATGCTGAGGCTGCTATTCGTGCTCTTGATCGAGTAGAATTTGGTCGGAAGGGACGCAGACTCCGTGTGGAATGGACAAAG CATGAACGTGGTGTTAGAAAGCCTGCTAGTTCAAGAAGATCTTCAGCTAATGGGAGGCCATCAAAGACCttgtttgtaattaattttgatacataCCATACCAGAACAAGGGACTTGGAGAGGCACTTTGAACCATATGGAAAGATAGTTAGTGTGAGGATCAGAAGGAATTTTGCTTTTGTTCAATATGAATCAGAGGATGATGCTAGCAGAGCACTGGAAGCTACAAATATGAG CAAGTTACTGGATCGAGTTATTTCTGTTGAATTTGCTGTTAAAGATGATGATGATAGGAGAAATGGATATAGCCCTGAGAGAGGCCGTGATCGTCACCGTGATAGAAGCCGTGATGGAAGGCGATCTCCTAGTCCTTATCGTAGAGAAAGGGGTAGTCCTGATTATGGCCGTGGGCCCAGTCCATATCAGAGAGAGAGGGGCAGCCCTGACTATGGCCGTGACCGTGACCGTAGCCGTAGCAGAAGCCCCCCTAGGAGGGAGAGAGCTAGCCCTGCTTATGGGCGTAGAAGCCTTAGTCCACATAGAAGAGAAAGGGAGGGTTCTGAACCTGTTCGTGACTCCAGCCGCAGTCCTTATCACAAAGAGCGAGGGAGAACTGACCATGGTATTTCTCCTTCTCAGAGTCCAGAAGGAAGAGGGAAGAAAAGCCCCCAAAATGGTCATGGTTCTAGCCGTAGTCCTCATGATACTGGGAAGACTAGCCCTGAAAATGGACTTGGCTCCGGAAGTCCTGATGAAAAAGGGAATCCCAGCCCTTACAATGGTTATGGAGGGAGCCCAAATAATATGCCTGATCCCAGGGACAGTCCCAATTATGGCGGTCCTGAAAGTCCCATGCATGAAAGATACCGCAG CCAGTCACCCCCTGCAGAAGAATGA
- the LOC114402130 gene encoding uncharacterized protein LOC114402130 — protein sequence FPGPRTHFPSQHHDAFRETPSSRAAIAESHPELLDLAYNGSLILVQMKRFGPVPYWNHPCFWYIFQLYEQLSFSCPSLLSPLIHERDTYLAWSLKRSKAVNNSKNVVGVIGKGHMNGVIYALLSDTGNLRFRDLVGKDSYDGGSSGWIDDLIKSLVRDTIIMGLI from the exons TTTCCAGGACCAAGAACCCATTTTCCCTCTCAACATCATGATGCTTTCCGTGAAACCCCCAGCTCCAGAGCCGCCATAGCCGAATCTCACCCTGAGTTGCTCGACCTGGCTTACAATGGGAGcttaattttggtccagatgaaGCGGTTCGGCCCTGTCCCTTATTGGAACCACCCATGTTTC TGGTATATATTTCAACTTTATGAGCAATTAAGTTTTTCATGCCCTTCCTTATTGTCACCTCTCATACATGAACGAGACACT TATCTTGCATGGTCATTGAAGCGGAGCAAAGCTGTGAATAACAGTAAAAACGTTGTGGGTGTCATTGGAAAAGGCCATATGAACGGTGTAATATATGCATTGTTATCCGACACAGGAAATTTGAGGTTTCGAGACCTTGTAGGGAAAGATTCATATGATGGAGGTTCTAGTGGTTGGATTGATGATCTAATCAAGAGCTTAGTGAGGGACACAATCATTATGGGCCTTATATGA
- the LOC114403806 gene encoding dihydrodipicolinate reductase-like protein CRR1, chloroplastic isoform X4, with the protein MASLSCQFHSTSLLNSKNVNRRRKRFIFCSAQPTQNNIKVVINGATKEIGRAAVVAVTKARGMEVAGAVDTCHVGEDIGKICGMEEPLEIPIINDLTMILGSISQGVLVAPTLSIGSILLQQAAISASFHYSNVEIVESRANANDLPSADANQIANNLSNLGQIYNREDPSTDVLARGQVLGDGIRVHSMVLPGIPSSTTVHFSGPGEVYSIKHDITDVKCLMPGLLLAIRKVVRLKNLVYGLEKFI; encoded by the exons ATGGCCTCCTTAAGCTGCCAGTTTCATTCCACCAGCTTGTTGAATTCTAAGAATGTCAACAGAAGGAGGAAACGTTTCATTTTTTGCTCAGCACAGCCTACACAAAACAATATTAAG GTTGTGATTAATGGAGCAACCAAGGAAATAGGAAGGGCAGCAGTAGTGGCAGTGACTAAGGCCAGAGGAATGGAGGTTGCAGGAGCGGTGGATACTTGTCATGTTGGGGAAGATATtggaaag ATATGTGGCATGGAAGAGCCCCTTGAAATACCCATAATAAATGACCTTACTATGATTTTGGGCTCTATATCTCAG GGCGTCTTGGTTGCACCAACCCTTTCCATAGGATCAATATTGTTGCAACAAGCTGCGATTTCAGCTTCTTTTCATTACAGCAACGTCGAAATCGTGGAATCTAgggctaatgcaaat GATCTTCCATCAGCAGATGCAAACCAAATTGCCAACAATCTCTCCAACCTGGGCCAAATCTATAACAGAGAAGACCCTTCAACAGATGTCTTG GCAAGGGGTCAAGTCCTAGGAGATGGAATTCGTGTACACAGCATGGTCCTTCCAGGCATTCCTTCTAGTACAACAGTTCACTTCTCTGGTCCAGGAGAG GTATACTCTATCAAGCATGATATCACAGATGTGAAGTGTCTCATGCCTGGCTTGCTATTAGCCATTAGAAAAGTAGTGCGCCTCAAG AATTTGGTATATGGCTTGGAGAAGTTTATATGA
- the LOC114403806 gene encoding dihydrodipicolinate reductase-like protein CRR1, chloroplastic isoform X3: protein MASLSCQFHSTSLLNSKNVNRRRKRFIFCSAQPTQNNIKVVINGATKEIGRAAVVAVTKARGMEVAGAVDTCHVGEDIGKICGMEEPLEIPIINDLTMILGSISQSKAAGVVVDFTDPSSVYDNVKQGVLVAPTLSIGSILLQQAAISASFHYSNVEIVESRANANDLPSADANQIANNLSNLGQIYNREDPSTDVLARGQVLGDGIRVHSMVLPGIPSSTTVHFSGPGEVYSIKHDITDVKCLMPGLLLAIRKVVRLKNLVYGLEKFI from the exons ATGGCCTCCTTAAGCTGCCAGTTTCATTCCACCAGCTTGTTGAATTCTAAGAATGTCAACAGAAGGAGGAAACGTTTCATTTTTTGCTCAGCACAGCCTACACAAAACAATATTAAG GTTGTGATTAATGGAGCAACCAAGGAAATAGGAAGGGCAGCAGTAGTGGCAGTGACTAAGGCCAGAGGAATGGAGGTTGCAGGAGCGGTGGATACTTGTCATGTTGGGGAAGATATtggaaag ATATGTGGCATGGAAGAGCCCCTTGAAATACCCATAATAAATGACCTTACTATGATTTTGGGCTCTATATCTCAG TCCAAGGCAGCAGGAGTTGTAGTTGATTTCACTGACCCTTCCTCTGTATATGACAACGTAAAACAG GGCGTCTTGGTTGCACCAACCCTTTCCATAGGATCAATATTGTTGCAACAAGCTGCGATTTCAGCTTCTTTTCATTACAGCAACGTCGAAATCGTGGAATCTAgggctaatgcaaat GATCTTCCATCAGCAGATGCAAACCAAATTGCCAACAATCTCTCCAACCTGGGCCAAATCTATAACAGAGAAGACCCTTCAACAGATGTCTTG GCAAGGGGTCAAGTCCTAGGAGATGGAATTCGTGTACACAGCATGGTCCTTCCAGGCATTCCTTCTAGTACAACAGTTCACTTCTCTGGTCCAGGAGAG GTATACTCTATCAAGCATGATATCACAGATGTGAAGTGTCTCATGCCTGGCTTGCTATTAGCCATTAGAAAAGTAGTGCGCCTCAAG AATTTGGTATATGGCTTGGAGAAGTTTATATGA